The following coding sequences lie in one Rutidosis leptorrhynchoides isolate AG116_Rl617_1_P2 chromosome 6, CSIRO_AGI_Rlap_v1, whole genome shotgun sequence genomic window:
- the LOC139851549 gene encoding 9-cis-epoxycarotenoid dioxygenase NCED1, chloroplastic-like, giving the protein MASYSTTSTPNWSNPKTKFTSSSKHGINSSTSSSISFSKRSNSTSCALQTPSILQLPKQVVSKPSTASIELPGSSSNSSGVYKNLNFIQKFAAMALDAIEEGIIAKEKLHPLPKTADPEIQIGGNFSPVPEQPVRKSLPVAGKIPEHIEGVYLRNGANPLFEPTSGHHLFDGDGMIYAVKFENGQASYACRFTETQRLVQERAIGKPVFPKAIGELHGHSGIAKLLLFYARGLCGVIDHTNGIGVANAGLVYFNDRLLAMSEDDLPYHVRVTPSGDLKTAGRYNFDGQLESTMIAHPKVDPISGELFALSYDVIKKPYLKYFRFSPDGKKSEDVAIELEKPTMVHDFAITENFVVVPDHQVVFKMSEMVTGGSPVVYDKEKVPRFGVLDKYAENGSGIKWVEVPDCFCFHLWNAWEEPELDEVVVIGSCMTPADSIFNECNEELKSVLSEIRLNLKTGKSTRRAIIAPENDVNLEAGMVNKNLLGRKTRYAYLAIAEPWPKVSGFAKVNLSTGETKNFIYGEMKYGGEPLFLTRDANSSDEDVGHILAFVHDEKTWKSELQIVDAKTLELTATVKLPSRVPYGFHGTFISAKDLATQA; this is encoded by the coding sequence ATGGCTTCTTATTCTACTACTTCTACTCCTAATTGGAGTAACCCTAAAACCAAATTCACATCATCTTCAAAACATGGAATCAATTCATCTACATCTTCTTCAATTTCTTTCTCAAAAAGATCAAATTCAACTTCTTGTGCACTCCAAACACCTTCAATTCTTCAACTTCCCAAACAAGTTGTATCCAAACCATCAACCGCATCAATCGAATTGCCGGGTTCTTCTTCGAATTCATCTGGGGTGTATAAAAATTTGAACTTTATTCAAAAGTTTGCAGCAATGGCATTGGATGCAATTGAAGAAGGAATTATAGCTAAAGAAAAGTTACACCCTTTACCAAAAACAGCAGACCCAGAAATTCAAATCGGCGGAAATTTCTCTCCGGTACCGGAACAGCCCGTACGAAAATCTTTACCGGTCGCCGGAAAAATCCCTGAACATATAGAAGGTGTTTATTTACGTAACGGAGCTAACCCATTATTCGAACCAACCTCCGGCCACCATTTGTTTGACGGCGATGGGATGATTTACGCCGTGAAGTTCGAAAATGGTCAAGCGAGTTACGCTTGTCGTTTTACTGAAACCCAACGGCTCGTTCAAGAACGAGCCATTGGTAAACCGGTTTTTCCTAAAGCAATTGGAGAATTACATGGGCATTCAGGGATTGCGAAATTGTTATTATTTTACGCACGTGGTTTGTGTGGTGTAATTGATCACACAAACGGAATTGGTGTAGCTAACGCCGGTTTGGTTTATTTTAACGACCGTCTGTTAGCTATGTCAGAAGACGATTTGCCTTATCACGTGCGTGTTACACCGTCAGGGGATTTGAAAACTGCCGGAAGGTATAACTTTGATGGTCAACTAGAGTCAACCATGATCGCTCACCCAAAAGTGGACCCAATTTCTGGTGAGCTTTTTGCTCTAAGTTATGACGTCATCAAAAAACCATACTTGAAGTATTTTCGGTTTTCACCGGACGGGAAGAAATCAGAGGATGTCGCAATCGAATTGGAGAAACCGACCATGGTTCATGATTTCGCAATCACCGAGAATTTTGTTGTTGTTCCTGACCATCAAGTGGTTTTCAAGATGTCGGAAATGGTCACCGGCGGCTCACCGGTGGTGTACGATAAAGAAAAGGTGCCACGTTTTGGTGTTTTGGACAAATACGCTGAAAACGGGTCGGGTATTAAATGGGTCGAAGTACCCGATTGTTTTTGTTTCCATTTATGGAATGCTTGGGAAGAACCCGAACTCGACGAGGTTGTCGTGATCGGGTCGTGCATGACTCCAGCGGATTCAATTTTTAACGAATGTAACGAGGAGTTAAAATCTGTTTTGTCCGAAATCCGTCTTAACTTAAAAACAGGGAAATCGACTCGTCGTGCAATTATCGCACCGGAGAATGATGTAAATTTGGAAGCTGGAATGGTGAACAAAAACCTTCTAGGCCGAAAAACTCGGTACGCGTACCTGGCCATAGCTGAGCCATGGCCTAAAGTTTCTGGTTTCGCCAAAGTCAATCTTTCGACTGGCGAAACCAAAAACTTCATTTACGGGGAAATGAAATACGGCGGTGAGCCTTTATTTCTTACCCGTGATGCGAACTCTAGTGATGAAGATGTTGGTCATATTTTAGCTTTTGTTCATGATGAAAAAACATGGAAGTCAGAGTTACAAATTGTGGATGCAAAGACGCTAGAATTAACGGCAACCGTTAAGTTGCCTTCGAGGGTTCCGTATGGATTTCACGGAACGTTTATTAGCGCCAAAGATTTGGCAACACAGGCATGA